One Kribbella sp. NBC_00662 genomic region harbors:
- a CDS encoding ABC transporter ATP-binding protein, translated as MITFGEVAKRGRGWLPLIGLNALIGSGVTLALPAILGRSVDAIVAGHGYTRWLIVAAALIGLGIAASIVDAFAGAACVAETTAWLRHRLVRHVVRGGPAGTRDFETGDLVTRVSANATDAAQAGPAAVTAIAAIAPPLGSLVLLAIIDPWLAAAFFGGVLLVILVLWTFAKRTADVSLNYQETQGRIAALLSESLTGIRTITAAGTTEREERRILGLLPELHRNGVVTWRILARSGAQAAVVGPLVLVAVLAVGGLQLVAGHITAGELFAASQYAVLGAGLGNLTGVLGELARAKAGVSRSAEVIAIETVAHGTLPVPAGPGQLSFDGVSVIADGNVLLDNVNLDLPGGLTVAVVGPSGAGKSVLAAVAARLRDPSTGQVSLDGVPLQAISRHELRSAVGCAFERPQLVGRTVGEAIDPHAISPIRALAAARATHAHDFVSRLPNGYLTSLRKAPMSGGERQRLGLARAWSARRLLVLDDATSSLDTATERQITRTLTEDRHHRTRLIVTHRPATAARADLVIWLDHGQIRAIAPHADLWHDTSYRAVFG; from the coding sequence ATGATCACGTTCGGGGAGGTCGCGAAACGCGGTCGCGGCTGGCTGCCGTTGATCGGTCTGAACGCGCTGATCGGCAGCGGCGTGACGCTGGCGCTGCCGGCCATCCTCGGTCGTTCGGTCGACGCGATCGTGGCCGGCCACGGCTACACCCGCTGGTTGATCGTCGCAGCCGCGCTCATCGGGCTGGGGATCGCGGCGAGCATCGTCGACGCGTTCGCCGGGGCGGCCTGTGTCGCCGAGACCACCGCTTGGCTGCGTCATCGTCTGGTCCGGCATGTCGTCCGCGGCGGCCCCGCCGGTACGCGAGACTTCGAGACCGGCGACCTGGTCACCCGCGTCTCGGCCAACGCCACCGACGCCGCCCAGGCCGGCCCGGCCGCGGTGACAGCCATCGCCGCGATCGCGCCTCCGCTCGGCAGTCTCGTGCTCCTGGCGATCATCGACCCGTGGCTCGCCGCGGCCTTCTTCGGCGGCGTACTGCTCGTGATCCTCGTCCTGTGGACGTTCGCGAAGCGGACCGCCGACGTCAGCCTCAACTACCAGGAGACCCAGGGCCGCATCGCCGCCTTGCTGTCCGAATCACTCACCGGCATCCGCACGATCACCGCCGCTGGTACGACGGAACGCGAGGAGCGCCGGATCCTCGGCCTCCTCCCCGAGCTCCACCGCAACGGCGTCGTCACCTGGCGGATCCTCGCCCGCTCCGGCGCCCAGGCCGCGGTCGTCGGCCCGCTCGTACTCGTCGCCGTACTCGCGGTCGGCGGTCTGCAGCTCGTCGCCGGCCACATCACCGCCGGCGAGCTGTTCGCCGCCTCGCAGTACGCCGTCCTCGGCGCCGGCCTCGGCAACCTGACCGGCGTCCTCGGTGAGCTCGCCCGCGCGAAGGCCGGGGTCAGCCGGTCCGCCGAGGTGATCGCGATCGAGACCGTCGCCCACGGCACGCTTCCGGTCCCGGCCGGCCCGGGGCAGCTGAGCTTCGACGGTGTCAGTGTGATCGCCGACGGAAATGTCCTGCTGGACAACGTGAATCTCGATCTTCCCGGCGGTCTCACCGTCGCGGTCGTCGGCCCGAGCGGTGCCGGCAAGTCCGTCCTCGCAGCGGTCGCGGCGCGGCTGCGGGACCCGTCGACGGGACAGGTGTCGCTGGACGGCGTACCGCTGCAGGCGATCAGCCGCCATGAGCTGCGGAGCGCGGTCGGCTGTGCGTTCGAGCGCCCGCAGCTGGTCGGACGGACGGTCGGCGAGGCGATCGATCCGCATGCGATCAGCCCGATCCGCGCCCTTGCCGCGGCCCGCGCCACCCACGCCCACGACTTCGTCAGCCGGCTGCCCAACGGGTACCTCACCTCGTTGCGCAAGGCACCGATGTCCGGTGGTGAACGTCAGCGCCTCGGCCTGGCCAGGGCCTGGTCCGCCCGCCGCCTCCTGGTGCTCGACGACGCCACATCGAGCCTGGACACGGCCACCGAACGCCAGATCACCCGCACGCTGACCGAGGACCGGCACCACCGCACTCGTCTCATCGTCACCCACCGCCCCGCGACCGCGGCCCGCGCCGACCTGGTCATCTGGCTCGACCACGGCCAGATCCGCGCCATCGCCCCACATGCCGACCTCTGGCACGACACGTCCTATCGAGCTGTCTTCGGATGA